In the Leptospira limi genome, one interval contains:
- a CDS encoding SpoIIE family protein phosphatase, protein MDKGVFPCPYLPLKPFFFKITFLFQVFFFLSVPVYSTDKDDIGERYIATKEFSYWVDTKSNTGVDSVLKEGKFKQVQDEFVNFGFLKGTLWLRLDPEKFPDPTKFPLLLIQAHNIDLVELYHKHDGDSFIVSKSGHIQPMFQREIPHRNFVFRLGHQKETILIEIKSDISLQFSIVFTNQRNLQREDYFTQWVYGLFFGSLGIIILYNLAIAFFVRDKSYFFYIGYVFFFGLGQLSLLGFWGYFFVPNSYYWKRVGIPVFFSICLFFFVLFTANFLKIKARLPRTTRLYQLLGAFSLFNVCIALFGGIAEASIGVSWLSVSICITLFGMLVWGLKKRIRSFYYISIAFFLLLLTCIVYGLLKFGILPSNSFLEEMLFPIASLADITLFAFALADRIQLLRQEKDLALAQVTSLRRERKISRDILMQSLPKTNPDVKGLQIQIYIQPMKDVGGDFYEYHSPNPYELGIVLCDVSGHGIPASLISAMGKVAFTTQKDSISSPKQVLEGMNRVLYGNCSPQYVTASYLYLNSSTNVWRFGRAGHPSAFLQRASGEIIKVHPKGKIIGVFPEIQIDEITYPVFPKDRILLLSDGVLECFDAKGNMFGDAGLIDFLKTNRELPNHLFKGKLIQELESFSNREIKDWEDDLTFIFLELV, encoded by the coding sequence ATGGACAAGGGAGTTTTCCCTTGTCCCTACCTACCATTGAAGCCATTCTTTTTCAAAATTACTTTCCTATTCCAAGTTTTTTTCTTTCTCAGCGTTCCTGTTTATTCCACGGATAAGGATGATATTGGAGAAAGATACATTGCAACAAAGGAATTTAGTTATTGGGTCGATACCAAATCGAATACGGGAGTCGACTCCGTATTAAAAGAGGGAAAGTTCAAACAAGTCCAAGATGAATTTGTCAATTTTGGATTTTTAAAAGGGACTTTATGGTTACGACTTGATCCAGAAAAATTTCCCGATCCAACAAAATTTCCTCTTCTATTAATCCAGGCACATAATATTGATTTGGTGGAATTGTATCATAAACATGACGGAGACAGTTTCATTGTTTCTAAATCTGGGCATATACAACCTATGTTCCAAAGAGAAATCCCACATAGGAATTTTGTGTTTCGTTTGGGACACCAAAAAGAAACAATACTGATAGAGATTAAATCCGATATTTCCTTACAATTTTCGATTGTTTTCACAAACCAAAGGAACCTTCAAAGAGAAGATTATTTTACCCAATGGGTATATGGATTATTTTTTGGAAGTTTAGGGATCATCATTTTATACAATTTAGCGATCGCATTTTTTGTCAGAGACAAAAGTTATTTTTTTTATATAGGATATGTTTTCTTTTTTGGACTCGGTCAATTATCCCTCCTTGGATTTTGGGGTTACTTTTTTGTACCAAATTCTTATTATTGGAAACGAGTTGGAATCCCTGTATTTTTTAGTATTTGCCTTTTTTTCTTCGTATTATTCACAGCTAATTTTTTAAAAATCAAAGCACGATTACCTAGGACAACAAGGTTGTATCAACTTTTAGGTGCCTTCTCCTTATTTAATGTTTGCATCGCATTGTTTGGCGGAATCGCGGAAGCATCAATTGGTGTGAGTTGGTTATCAGTTAGTATTTGTATTACTTTATTTGGTATGTTGGTTTGGGGATTAAAAAAACGAATCAGGTCTTTTTATTATATCTCGATCGCATTTTTTTTATTACTCTTAACATGTATTGTATATGGTTTACTCAAGTTTGGAATTTTACCAAGTAATTCATTTTTAGAAGAGATGTTATTTCCCATTGCATCCCTTGCTGATATCACCTTATTTGCGTTTGCTTTGGCAGATCGAATCCAATTACTCCGCCAAGAAAAAGATTTGGCACTTGCACAAGTCACAAGCCTTAGAAGGGAAAGGAAAATTTCTCGTGACATTCTCATGCAATCCCTACCCAAAACAAATCCAGATGTCAAAGGATTACAAATCCAAATTTACATCCAACCGATGAAAGATGTTGGTGGGGATTTTTATGAATACCACTCTCCCAATCCATATGAACTAGGAATAGTTTTATGTGATGTATCTGGTCATGGAATTCCTGCTTCTCTCATTTCAGCAATGGGTAAAGTTGCATTTACAACACAAAAAGATTCAATTTCATCCCCAAAACAAGTGTTAGAAGGAATGAATCGAGTTTTATACGGAAACTGTTCTCCTCAATATGTCACTGCTTCCTATTTGTATTTAAATAGTTCTACAAATGTGTGGAGGTTTGGACGTGCTGGCCACCCGAGTGCTTTTTTACAAAGGGCAAGTGGAGAAATCATCAAAGTCCATCCCAAAGGGAAAATTATCGGTGTGTTCCCTGAAATCCAAATTGATGAAATCACATATCCCGTTTTCCCGAAAGACCGCATTTTACTTTTGAGTGATGGGGTTTTAGAATGTTTTGATGCCAAAGGTAACATGTTCGGTGATGCAGGCCTTATCGATTTTTTAAAAACCAACCGTGAACTTCCAAACCATTTGTTTAAGGGAAAACTCATCCAAGAGTTGGAGTCATTTTCAAATCGAGAAATAAAAGACTGGGAGGACGACCTAACCTTTATTTTTCTGGAATTGGTATGA
- a CDS encoding citrate synthase, producing MSEKAILKVDGKEYELPIVAGSEDEKAIDITKLRQLSGYVTIDSGYLNTGACTSEITFLDGEKGILRYRGIPIEDLAAKSTFTEVAHLLIYGKLPNDARLKEWNSSITKHTMIHEDLKRLFNGFPKDGHPMAIMSCMMGCLSTYYQDSYDPMNEEHREISIIRLLAKFPTIAAYAYKKSIGQPIIHPLNELDYASNFLNMMFAVPAEDYHIDPEIVSALNLLLILHADHEQNCSTSTVRLVGSSLANLYGAISAGILALWGPRHGGANQEVLEMLEGIKKSGLSVKKIVEQAKDKNSSFRLNGFGHRVYKNFDPRAKIIKVACDKVLNKLGIKDPLLDIAKELEEAALNDPYFVERKLYPNVDFYSGIIYRALGIPTNMFTVMFAMGRLPGWIAQWKEMIEDPNLKIGRPRQIYTGPKEISYEAAKKQA from the coding sequence ATGTCCGAAAAGGCTATTCTGAAAGTGGATGGAAAAGAGTACGAACTTCCGATTGTTGCGGGAAGTGAAGACGAGAAGGCAATTGATATTACAAAACTCCGCCAATTGTCCGGTTATGTTACGATTGATTCCGGTTATTTAAATACAGGTGCATGTACAAGTGAAATCACCTTTCTGGATGGGGAAAAAGGAATTTTAAGATACCGTGGAATTCCCATCGAAGATTTAGCAGCAAAGTCAACATTTACAGAAGTTGCTCACTTACTCATCTATGGAAAACTTCCAAATGATGCAAGACTCAAAGAATGGAATAGTTCAATTACCAAACACACAATGATCCATGAAGATCTGAAACGTCTCTTCAATGGGTTTCCAAAAGATGGACACCCGATGGCGATCATGTCTTGTATGATGGGTTGTTTGTCTACTTACTACCAAGATAGTTATGATCCAATGAATGAGGAACACAGAGAAATTTCCATCATTCGCCTACTTGCAAAATTCCCAACCATCGCGGCGTATGCGTATAAAAAGTCGATTGGCCAACCTATCATCCATCCATTAAACGAATTGGATTATGCGTCTAACTTTCTCAATATGATGTTTGCTGTTCCTGCAGAAGACTATCACATCGATCCAGAGATTGTTTCCGCACTCAACTTACTCCTCATCCTTCATGCAGACCACGAACAAAACTGTTCTACTTCTACTGTGCGTCTTGTAGGGTCATCACTTGCTAACTTGTATGGTGCCATTTCTGCAGGGATCCTTGCACTGTGGGGGCCTCGCCATGGTGGAGCCAACCAAGAAGTTTTGGAGATGTTAGAAGGGATTAAAAAAAGTGGTTTGTCTGTGAAAAAAATCGTAGAACAAGCCAAGGACAAAAACTCAAGTTTCCGATTGAATGGATTTGGACACCGTGTTTACAAAAACTTTGACCCACGTGCCAAAATCATCAAAGTTGCTTGTGACAAAGTGTTAAACAAACTCGGAATCAAAGACCCACTCCTTGACATCGCAAAAGAATTAGAAGAAGCAGCTCTCAATGATCCATACTTTGTAGAAAGAAAACTATATCCAAACGTAGACTTCTACTCTGGTATCATTTACCGAGCGCTCGGAATTCCAACTAACATGTTCACTGTGATGTTTGCTATGGGAAGATTACCTGGTTGGATTGCACAATGGAAAGAGATGATTGAAGACCCGAACTTAAAAATTGGTCGTCCAAGACAAATTTATACTGGTCCAAAAGAAATTTCTTACGAAGCAGCAAAAAAACAAGCGTAA